The following is a genomic window from Verrucomicrobiota bacterium.
GACCAACAACGCCAGAGGCCTGATGTTTTACCCGGACCCTAAGCACAATTGGGATGGGGGGAGTCTGACCGCCTAACAGGCAATCGAGGTTTGGAAGCGATAGCCCAGTATGTGCGCCGCTAACAGGTTCTATGTGCTCTGTGTTGGCGTTCGTTATTGCGATATTGCTGTGGGCCATTGACGGATCGGAGGAAAGGAGTTAGATACCGTCCAGAACCCGCGAAAGCACTAACCGCTAACCTGAATGATTATGCACAGATCAAAAGCCTCCTCGCTTCCCGGCCCGAGTCGAACCCGCGTGTCCCTCGGATTTACCCTCATCGAGCTCCTGGTCGTGATTGCGATCATCGCGATCCTGGCCGGGATGCTGTTGCCCGCGCTGGCCAAGGCCAAATCGAAAGCTCAAGGCACCGCCTGCCTCAACAATCTGAAGCAACTCCAGCTCTGCTGGATCATGTACGCCGACGACAACAACGATAATTTGATCCTGAATTATCTGGGAAATCCCAATGCCTGGATTGATGGGCGCTTCACGGTTTCCTCTTCACCGGGCTGGACCAACATCACGATCATCACCAACGGCGCGCTGTTCAAATACAACTCGTCGCTCGACATCTACAAATGTCCCGCTGACGAACCGTGGCCGCCCACTGGGGCCAAAAAAGTCCGCCGCGTCCGAAGTTATTCGATGAGCGGGCACATGAACGGGGATCAGGATTGGGTTCAGCAGAACAGGGTCGTGGCCTTCAAGAAATACAGTGATATCAAAGCGCCTTCGCCGGCACGGGCTCTGGTGCTGATCGACGAGAATCCCTACACCATCGACGACGGCTATTTTGCCGTGCGCTGCTTTGACACCGTTCCTTATTGGCAAAACGCGCCGGCGGGCCGGCACAACGCCGGAGGCGTGCTTTCGTTTGCGGACGGACACGCCGAACTATGGAAATGGGTGGAGGCGAATACCCCGAGGATCAAAATTCTCGACGCTCCCGCCGCAAAACCTGTGGATCGAGATCTCCAGCGGCTGCAGAAAGCGGTTGTGGACCGCGCCGAACTCGGAAAATAGTCCGGGGCTATTTCAACCGGTCGAAGGTCTGCTTCAGGATTTGCCAATCCTTCAGACCTTTCACCTTCTCCCGGGCGGCGTTGTTGATCTTCACTTCGTTGGCGTTCTTGGTCGCACAACTCGCCTTGTAGAAAATCCCGAAGTAACCCGGAAAGGCCGCGTCCGCCAGCTTGTACGCCGCGATTTCGTCAGTAGCGTCGTGATCCGCGGGAACGGGGTTGAACACGCCGCCTTTGCGCGGATTGGAGGCGTCGAAAGCGCCTTCATAGAATTCCACGCATTCACTGAGACACTCCACGAAACTGAAGCCGTCGTGGTCCATCGCCGCCTCCATCATTTGCAGGACGTGGTTCGGATTCGTGTGGGTGGTGCGCGCGACGAACGTGGCACCGGCGGAAATCGCCTGCTTCATCGGATTGATGGGACGGTCCACCGCGCCCCAAACGTCGGTCTTGCTTTTGAAACCTTGAGGGGACGTAGGCGAGGTTTGTTTTTTCGTCAGCCCGTACACCCAGTTGTCCATGACCACGTAAGTCATGCGGATATTCTTCCGCGCCGTGTGGTTGAAATGGTTGCCGCCGATGGAAAAGGCGTCTCCGTCGCCGCCGAAGACAAACACGTGCAGATCGGGCCGGCTCAGCGAAACGCCGCTGGCGAAAGGCAGCGCGCGGCCATGGATATAATGAACGCCGTGCGCCTGGACGAAGTAAGGAAACCGGCTGGAACAACCGATGCCGGCGATGGTGGTAATCTTCTCGTGCCAGAGTTTGCGCTTCTCGATCAACTTGAAGTAAAGCGCCAGCACCGAGAAATCGCCGCAGCCCGGGCACCAGGTGGGATGGTCGGCCGCCAGTTCCTTCTTCGAAAGCGGCTTGCGGTCTGTGGCAGGAAGAACGACCGAAGTCAGGTCGCCGGATCGCACCGGCGCATCGGTAAGGGACGAACTCATAAAACGGAAGGAGAATTGAGAATCAGGTTGAAGGTTGACTTAAATCTTGCGCAGGCCGGATTCGAGATGGTTCCGGACTGCTCCCAGAATTTCTTTGACCTTGAACGTCAAGCCATCGGTCTTGGTGATGCTGCGGATTTTCGGATCGCAATACTTTGCGCGGAGCAGACCCGCCAGTTGGCCGTGGCCGTAGATGCCCTCGTCGTTTAGCTCCACCACAAAGACGTGGTTGAAACCGGCAAAGATGTTTTCGAGGCCTGGAGGAAGCGGATTGATGTAGCGAATGTGGATGGACGAAACGCTGTCTCCGGCGGCCCGGGCGCGATCGACCGCTTCCTTTATCGGACCTTGCGTCGAACCCCAGCCGACCAGCAAAACTTTGCCTTCCGCGGGGCCGTGGATGCGAGGCGCGGGCAATCGGGATCCCAGGGTTTGGAGTTTGTTCCGGCGCTTGGCCGTCATTTGCATGTGGAGCTTCGGAGAGGCGGTCGGATGGCCCGCTTCGTCGTGTTCCAATCCGGTGATGATCGGATATTTGCCGCTCTGAATAAAGGTGCCCGGGGGAACGTGATGGGTGATGCCGTTGGGCGCCGACAGGTCATAGGGTTTGCCGTCCGGAACCGGGGAAAAATCAGGAGAAATATCCTGGCAAACCTTTTCGAGGTTCGGTTCCTCGAACGCCTCAATGCGGGTGGCGATGGCTTGATCGCTCAAGATAAGGACCGGCACGCTGTATTCACGGGCGATATTCACGGCCTCAATCGCGGTGTAGAAACAATCTTCGACGTTCGCCGGAGCCAGAACCACTCGCGGGCTGTCCCCGTGCCCGCCAAAAACGGCGATGTTCAGATCGGATTGTTCCACGTTGGTGGGCATTCCCGTCGAAGGGCCGCCGCGCTGAATATCGCAAATCACCAGAGGAACCTCAGCCATGACTGCCCAACCCAACGCCTCCGTTTTCAGGGAAATCCCCGGGCCACTCGAACCGGTTACGGCGACTCTCCCGCCATAGCTTGCCCCCAGAGCCATGGAAATTGAGGCGATCTCGTCCTCGCACTGAACGAAAGTTCCGCCGTATTTCGGCAGTTCCCGCCGGAGCAATTCCATGATGTCCGACCAGGGAGTGATGGGGTAGCCTGCGCCGAAGCGGACGCCGGCTGCAATCAACCCGTAAGCCAATGCCTCGTTCCCGGACATGACAACCTGAGGACGATCCTTTTTCTGGCTCTCAGCGAAGCGAAATGTTTCGAGCGTGTTCTCCAGCG
Proteins encoded in this region:
- a CDS encoding pyruvate ferredoxin oxidoreductase, with the protein product MSSSLTDAPVRSGDLTSVVLPATDRKPLSKKELAADHPTWCPGCGDFSVLALYFKLIEKRKLWHEKITTIAGIGCSSRFPYFVQAHGVHYIHGRALPFASGVSLSRPDLHVFVFGGDGDAFSIGGNHFNHTARKNIRMTYVVMDNWVYGLTKKQTSPTSPQGFKSKTDVWGAVDRPINPMKQAISAGATFVARTTHTNPNHVLQMMEAAMDHDGFSFVECLSECVEFYEGAFDASNPRKGGVFNPVPADHDATDEIAAYKLADAAFPGYFGIFYKASCATKNANEVKINNAAREKVKGLKDWQILKQTFDRLK
- a CDS encoding type II secretion system protein, with the translated sequence MIMHRSKASSLPGPSRTRVSLGFTLIELLVVIAIIAILAGMLLPALAKAKSKAQGTACLNNLKQLQLCWIMYADDNNDNLILNYLGNPNAWIDGRFTVSSSPGWTNITIITNGALFKYNSSLDIYKCPADEPWPPTGAKKVRRVRSYSMSGHMNGDQDWVQQNRVVAFKKYSDIKAPSPARALVLIDENPYTIDDGYFAVRCFDTVPYWQNAPAGRHNAGGVLSFADGHAELWKWVEANTPRIKILDAPAAKPVDRDLQRLQKAVVDRAELGK
- a CDS encoding 2-oxoacid:acceptor oxidoreductase subunit alpha, producing MSEATIAAPTTGHSPGLSRIPEAVIRIAGNSQDGIQAIGGFLARLAGRSEQEVMTFMTIPSTISGGPSIFQVRIGSGEVLSAGDEADVLLAFYQHSYESHLSSLRKGGIVLYDADHVEPNAEWQKDYRHVGVPVSSRTVEAIGGTAKDKGKNIFALGLVAKMFDLNVQKLTQLISERFTGKDPSVLNNALTAFHAGYGYSLENTLETFRFAESQKKDRPQVVMSGNEALAYGLIAAGVRFGAGYPITPWSDIMELLRRELPKYGGTFVQCEDEIASISMALGASYGGRVAVTGSSGPGISLKTEALGWAVMAEVPLVICDIQRGGPSTGMPTNVEQSDLNIAVFGGHGDSPRVVLAPANVEDCFYTAIEAVNIAREYSVPVLILSDQAIATRIEAFEEPNLEKVCQDISPDFSPVPDGKPYDLSAPNGITHHVPPGTFIQSGKYPIITGLEHDEAGHPTASPKLHMQMTAKRRNKLQTLGSRLPAPRIHGPAEGKVLLVGWGSTQGPIKEAVDRARAAGDSVSSIHIRYINPLPPGLENIFAGFNHVFVVELNDEGIYGHGQLAGLLRAKYCDPKIRSITKTDGLTFKVKEILGAVRNHLESGLRKI